From one Halothece sp. PCC 7418 genomic stretch:
- a CDS encoding FHA domain-containing protein, with protein sequence MSKLAILNLGTGNLHQGFPFVSVSSQSGNYLMQVTGHLPPIPELLDYYQRWQSIYHLLYQSRSLGSRELPNLNRQEDSSIFIHDTDLTHASEEDLLTVATQFKQCLDQWLNSDGFQQIERNLRQEFNFHDQIRFIIQTSDQELRKIPWSIWQFFQDYPYAEVALSALEFKSVRRVINPAKQVRILAILGNSLGIDVETDRALLENLQGANVVFLVEPSRQELNEYLWHQAGWDLLFFAGHSRSEADGETGEIYINPTEKITITQLKNALNRALKSGLQLAIFNSCQGLGLANQLSDLHFPQMILMREPVPDRVAQIFLKHFLFAFSRGQSLYLSFREARERLEGIEGEFPGASWLPLIFQNPAEMPPTWNELSLGETTIMSNASSNLVATLTLYPSSSSQNESKTQQYFLSSEEVTVIGRSPECQIALNPMEYVTVSRRHAEIKYIKKGQEAGWQIRDTGTTNGTLVNDERIEGWYSLKSGDRVTLGYKGPELIFEHSALPTTVFIPVSTPEEEKSDSQPPVEEKADPAVEQKEHQPAKQETAKKEEKSDPVGEQQQQEKDNKAVEPKKAEAPSAEVSATEQPSTAEEKNATPTSQPSTEAVEQPKESVPSPSPETKQATTKTEEKAKTPTPVSSTSQETVASSALWGMISQQEISHLPCSETINALAFSPDGSLLAVASDDKTIKLWNVETGEEQLAITAHKLAINALSFSPDGQIIASASGDKTIKLWNVETGEEQLAITAHKLAINALSFSPDGQIIASASGDKTIKLWNVETGEEQLAITAHKLAINALSFSPDGQIIASTSGDKTIKLWNVQTGEEQSTISTQKSIVSALTFSPDQQLLASINDQQWIKLWSLTTAEEVLSMAIPTAYRGVTALHPNGQTLASVVEGEKIAIWKI encoded by the coding sequence ATGAGTAAATTAGCCATCTTAAACTTAGGTACAGGAAACTTACATCAGGGATTTCCTTTTGTTAGCGTTAGCTCGCAATCGGGAAACTACTTGATGCAAGTAACGGGGCATTTACCCCCCATACCAGAACTACTTGATTATTATCAACGTTGGCAATCCATTTACCATCTACTGTATCAGTCACGTTCTTTAGGCAGTCGCGAATTACCCAATCTGAATCGGCAAGAAGATAGTAGCATTTTCATTCATGATACTGATCTGACTCATGCTTCAGAAGAAGATTTATTAACCGTTGCGACACAATTCAAACAGTGTCTTGATCAGTGGTTGAATTCTGATGGCTTTCAACAAATAGAGCGTAACTTGCGCCAAGAATTTAATTTTCATGATCAAATTCGTTTTATTATTCAAACCTCAGATCAAGAATTGAGAAAAATTCCTTGGTCAATTTGGCAATTTTTCCAAGACTATCCTTATGCAGAAGTTGCCCTTAGTGCCCTCGAATTTAAATCAGTAAGACGAGTCATTAACCCTGCTAAACAAGTCCGAATTTTAGCAATTTTAGGAAATAGTTTAGGGATTGATGTTGAAACCGATCGCGCTTTACTAGAAAATTTACAAGGCGCAAACGTCGTTTTTTTAGTCGAGCCCTCTCGTCAAGAATTAAATGAATACTTGTGGCATCAAGCAGGATGGGATCTTCTCTTTTTTGCGGGACATAGTCGTAGTGAAGCCGATGGTGAAACAGGAGAAATTTATATTAATCCCACAGAAAAAATCACCATTACTCAGCTTAAAAATGCTCTCAATCGGGCGCTCAAAAGCGGATTACAGTTAGCGATTTTTAACTCTTGTCAAGGACTGGGGTTAGCTAATCAGTTAAGTGATTTACACTTTCCGCAAATGATTTTAATGCGAGAGCCCGTGCCCGATCGCGTTGCTCAGATTTTTCTAAAACATTTTTTATTTGCTTTTTCCCGAGGACAATCCCTCTACCTATCATTCAGAGAAGCCCGAGAAAGACTAGAAGGTATTGAAGGAGAGTTTCCAGGGGCAAGTTGGTTACCCCTGATTTTTCAAAACCCTGCTGAAATGCCTCCAACTTGGAACGAATTATCACTAGGAGAAACCACAATTATGTCCAATGCAAGTTCTAATCTTGTTGCTACTTTAACTTTATATCCTTCCTCCTCATCCCAAAATGAATCAAAAACTCAACAATATTTTCTCTCCTCAGAAGAGGTAACCGTCATTGGGCGATCGCCAGAATGCCAAATTGCTCTTAATCCCATGGAATATGTCACGGTTTCCCGCCGTCACGCGGAAATTAAGTACATCAAAAAAGGGCAAGAAGCTGGTTGGCAAATTCGAGATACGGGGACAACCAATGGAACACTGGTCAATGACGAGCGGATTGAAGGTTGGTATTCCCTTAAATCTGGCGATCGCGTCACTCTTGGTTATAAAGGACCCGAACTAATTTTTGAGCATTCCGCCTTACCGACAACCGTTTTTATCCCCGTTTCGACTCCTGAAGAAGAAAAATCCGACTCTCAACCTCCAGTAGAGGAAAAAGCCGATCCTGCTGTGGAACAAAAAGAGCACCAACCTGCTAAACAGGAGACAGCCAAAAAAGAAGAAAAATCAGATCCTGTGGGAGAACAGCAGCAACAAGAGAAAGACAACAAGGCTGTTGAACCGAAAAAAGCAGAAGCACCATCCGCTGAGGTTTCCGCAACAGAGCAGCCATCAACAGCAGAAGAAAAAAACGCAACCCCCACTTCGCAACCCAGCACAGAAGCCGTAGAACAACCAAAAGAATCCGTTCCCTCTCCTTCTCCCGAAACCAAACAAGCAACCACAAAAACTGAGGAGAAAGCAAAGACTCCAACACCAGTTTCCTCAACATCTCAAGAAACAGTTGCTTCCTCCGCTTTATGGGGAATGATTTCTCAACAGGAAATCTCTCACCTCCCTTGCTCTGAAACCATTAATGCCCTTGCTTTTTCCCCAGATGGCAGCCTGCTAGCTGTTGCTAGTGACGATAAAACCATTAAACTCTGGAACGTGGAAACGGGAGAAGAACAACTCGCCATTACCGCGCACAAACTTGCCATCAACGCCCTGAGCTTTTCTCCAGACGGTCAAATCATTGCCAGTGCCAGTGGCGATAAAACCATCAAACTCTGGAACGTAGAAACGGGAGAAGAACAACTCGCCATTACCGCGCACAAACTTGCCATCAACGCCCTGAGCTTTTCTCCAGACGGTCAAATCATTGCCAGTGCCAGTGGCGATAAAACCATTAAACTCTGGAACGTAGAAACGGGAGAAGAACAACTCGCCATTACCGCGCACAAACTTGCCATCAACGCCCTGAGCTTTTCTCCAGACGGTCAAATCATTGCTAGTACCAGTGGCGATAAAACCATCAAACTCTGGAACGTGCAAACGGGAGAAGAACAAAGCACGATTAGCACTCAAAAATCAATTGTTTCTGCTCTCACCTTTAGCCCCGATCAGCAATTGTTAGCCAGTATTAATGACCAACAATGGATTAAACTCTGGTCACTTACCACCGCCGAAGAAGTCTTATCAATGGCAATCCCAACCGCTTACCGAGGCGTGACAGCATTGCACCCCAATGGTCAAACCCTTGCTAGTGTTGTGGAAGGAGAAAAGATTGCCATTTGGAAGATCTAA
- a CDS encoding DUF1822 family protein: MTHLAQWFQQVFEAGWQSLEELVEAQSTPNLAYSFRKIDSLEAEMVQGIKLLDLGEDSKNQVALIVSIRPKSEDKVGIRIQLQSINEQRYLPTNIKLGLLSRFSQMLQEVQARNNDSMIQLKQFTCKKGGIIQVQVTRGDLILTESLKVAIP; encoded by the coding sequence ATTACTCATCTGGCACAATGGTTTCAACAGGTTTTTGAAGCAGGATGGCAGTCTCTAGAAGAGTTAGTAGAAGCTCAATCAACTCCCAATCTTGCCTATAGTTTTAGAAAAATTGATTCTCTTGAAGCAGAAATGGTTCAGGGCATCAAACTGTTAGACTTAGGAGAAGATTCTAAAAATCAAGTTGCACTGATTGTCAGCATTCGTCCTAAAAGTGAAGACAAAGTTGGAATCCGCATTCAACTGCAGTCCATCAATGAGCAACGATATTTACCAACAAATATCAAACTAGGATTATTATCTCGGTTTAGTCAAATGCTTCAAGAGGTACAAGCCAGAAATAACGATTCCATGATTCAACTGAAGCAATTCACCTGTAAAAAAGGCGGGATTATTCAAGTGCAAGTGACCCGAGGAGACTTAATCTTAACCGAGTCTTTGAAAGTGGCAATTCCCTAA
- a CDS encoding DUF1822 family protein has translation MSLMLDDVALLYPDQLVLEFSPQQRDRAWKETANFKYQDASSRWRAFLNALCLETMINYLQNDSTFQNAELKTYPDADEFPYLWQLINGLAITLNQTRLIIIPSEDIAAEELRVDQEWVDLPEWVGNYYLAAHIDVENCFLRISGFASHEQLSKQGHFDPLDKTYSLEMSALTEDLSAMWVMWELSEEMPPQVDSLPQVSANEVAHFIHNIQYERANILRLAMPFQHWGNLFINQTWRYLLYSYPEKNRS, from the coding sequence ATGTCTTTAATGTTAGATGATGTCGCTTTACTGTATCCCGACCAACTGGTCTTAGAATTTAGTCCTCAGCAGCGCGATCGCGCTTGGAAAGAAACCGCAAACTTTAAATACCAAGATGCAAGCAGTCGTTGGCGAGCCTTTCTCAATGCGTTGTGTCTTGAGACAATGATAAATTATTTACAAAATGATTCCACTTTCCAAAATGCTGAATTAAAAACGTATCCCGATGCCGATGAATTTCCTTATCTCTGGCAACTAATCAATGGTCTTGCCATTACTCTCAATCAAACCCGATTAATTATTATCCCCAGCGAAGACATCGCAGCAGAGGAATTACGAGTTGATCAAGAATGGGTTGATCTTCCCGAATGGGTGGGAAATTACTATTTAGCAGCCCATATTGATGTCGAAAATTGTTTCTTAAGAATCTCAGGGTTTGCCTCCCATGAACAATTATCCAAACAAGGACATTTTGATCCCCTTGATAAAACCTACTCCCTTGAAATGAGTGCCTTAACTGAAGATTTATCCGCAATGTGGGTGATGTGGGAACTCTCTGAAGAGATGCCTCCGCAAGTGGATTCCTTACCCCAAGTTTCTGCTAATGAAGTAGCACATTTTATTCATAACATTCAGTATGAAAGGGCAAATATATTAAGACTAGCGATGCCATTCCAGCATTGGGGAAACCTTTTCATCAATCAAACGTGGCGTTATTTACTATATAGTTATCCAGAAAAAAACAGGAGTTAG
- a CDS encoding FHA domain-containing protein has translation MASKADKVEQTLSQLQTFLEKAGLNEQLDSLVKELTQIQQDLSQKQVSLQIVSQDSILAELLYNIISSNQTLTGACQINYSHLPDVPQRIESEHKGYLSLRQYLTEGGTESWRRYELFPNQDYHIGRDETCAIALPASHYRGISQQHATIRFVGEKDGDGIWELCDLNSRNGTFINGQQIKGSQQVDSGDKIHLGFPESKPQIAEFSFDSYFEVPDYSSSPLYWDCINCDFLVMVVNSRQPLTSEEENFLQKLDSTLIHKQLIVADIPSPDDPETEKLSSDYLNKLQDWLDKQTLQKDFDLITVCLQVLTDQDLPDLDQLPKSLKKIQTNFFKSLENLVKRQPENILAERLSRLTLPLLDPIDEALSQEEEQLENQLNQAQSNLESIGPINLKETAKKVFAEVNEDKDRFFKQVKVDFTRSKEQLLFLPHKDSVSYQLHTMVQSLDSIVLKKEGMCYIQLSTPESADSRDINQKLLKFICRELRNWAYAEWEKNPQQLRKWRIKRITSSLPSQTQPCPQSLTRISLSISSRH, from the coding sequence ATGGCATCTAAAGCAGATAAAGTCGAACAAACCCTTAGCCAACTCCAAACGTTTCTAGAAAAAGCGGGCTTAAATGAGCAGCTAGACAGTCTGGTTAAAGAGTTAACTCAGATTCAACAAGATCTGAGTCAGAAACAAGTGAGCCTGCAAATTGTGAGCCAAGATTCGATTTTAGCGGAACTGTTATATAACATCATTAGTAGTAATCAAACCTTGACTGGGGCTTGTCAAATTAACTATAGCCATTTGCCAGATGTCCCGCAGCGCATTGAATCTGAACATAAAGGTTATTTAAGTTTACGTCAATATTTGACAGAAGGGGGAACAGAAAGTTGGCGACGGTATGAATTATTTCCGAATCAAGATTATCACATTGGCAGAGATGAAACTTGCGCGATCGCGCTGCCAGCTAGCCATTACCGAGGCATTTCTCAGCAACACGCAACCATCCGCTTTGTTGGCGAAAAAGATGGGGATGGCATCTGGGAATTATGTGACTTAAATAGTCGCAATGGTACATTTATTAATGGTCAACAAATCAAAGGTTCTCAACAAGTTGATTCTGGAGATAAAATTCACTTAGGCTTCCCAGAATCCAAGCCTCAAATCGCAGAATTTTCCTTTGATAGTTATTTTGAAGTTCCTGACTACAGTTCCTCTCCCCTTTACTGGGACTGTATCAACTGTGATTTTTTAGTCATGGTGGTTAATTCTCGTCAACCCCTCACCTCAGAGGAAGAGAATTTTCTGCAAAAACTGGATAGTACCCTCATTCACAAACAACTAATTGTTGCTGATATTCCCTCACCAGATGATCCAGAAACAGAAAAATTATCCTCTGACTACTTAAACAAATTACAAGATTGGCTGGACAAACAGACCTTACAGAAAGACTTTGACCTGATTACTGTTTGTCTGCAAGTTTTGACCGATCAAGACCTCCCCGATCTGGATCAGTTACCTAAATCCTTAAAAAAGATACAAACTAATTTTTTTAAGTCCTTAGAAAATCTCGTTAAACGCCAACCCGAAAATATCCTTGCTGAGCGTTTATCAAGACTAACACTTCCTTTATTAGACCCCATTGATGAAGCCCTTTCTCAGGAAGAAGAACAACTAGAAAACCAGCTAAACCAAGCACAATCTAACTTAGAATCAATCGGTCCTATTAACTTAAAAGAAACTGCGAAAAAAGTCTTTGCTGAAGTCAACGAAGATAAAGATCGCTTCTTTAAGCAAGTCAAAGTTGATTTTACACGCTCCAAAGAACAGTTACTCTTCCTTCCTCATAAAGACAGTGTGAGTTACCAGCTTCACACCATGGTGCAATCCCTCGATTCGATTGTTTTGAAGAAAGAAGGAATGTGCTATATCCAACTCAGCACTCCCGAATCAGCAGACAGTCGAGACATTAACCAGAAATTACTGAAATTTATTTGTCGCGAGCTAAGAAATTGGGCTTATGCGGAATGGGAAAAAAATCCTCAACAACTACGGAAATGGCGGATTAAAAGGATTACATCATCGCTCCCATCACAAACTCAACCTTGTCCCCAATCTCTTACCAGAATCTCCCTTTCCATCTCCTCCCGCCATTGA
- the lpdA gene encoding dihydrolipoyl dehydrogenase: MAEFDYDLIILGAGVGGHGAALHAVKRGLKTAIIEAKDMGGTCVNRGCVPSKALLAASGRVRELQDSHHLESLGINVGNVNFDRATIANHAQNLVEKIRGDMSNSLDRLKVDTINGWGKVVAPQKVSILTEEGEKTITGENIILSPGSTPFVPPGIQIDGKTVYTSDDALKLNWIPDWIAIIGSGYIGLEFSDIYSALGSEITMIEALDNLMPGFDRDIAKIAERVLIKPRDIETHTATLAKSVKPGSPVVIELADAKTKEVKEVLEVDAALVATGRIPATKNIGLDNIGVETDRRGFIPTNDHLQVTVNGDPIPNLWAIGDATGKMMLAHTASAQGISAVENICGDDHVVNYRAIPAAAFTHPEISYVGLTEDAAKELGKEEGFKVKSVRTYFKANSKALAEGEEDGVAKIIYRQDTGELLGAHIIGMHASDLIQEAANAIAQGQPVQNLAFNVHTHPTLSEVLDEAFKRAEVKA, translated from the coding sequence GTGGCTGAATTTGATTATGATCTAATTATTCTCGGTGCAGGAGTCGGCGGACATGGCGCAGCCCTTCATGCCGTCAAACGTGGACTCAAAACTGCAATTATTGAAGCCAAAGATATGGGCGGAACTTGTGTCAATCGCGGTTGTGTTCCTTCTAAAGCGTTACTCGCAGCATCAGGACGAGTCCGAGAATTACAAGATTCCCATCACTTAGAAAGTTTAGGGATTAATGTTGGGAACGTCAACTTCGATCGCGCGACGATTGCTAATCATGCCCAAAACCTTGTGGAAAAGATCCGGGGCGATATGAGTAACAGCCTTGATCGCCTCAAGGTGGATACAATTAACGGTTGGGGAAAAGTGGTCGCGCCACAAAAAGTGAGCATTCTGACAGAAGAAGGGGAAAAAACCATCACTGGCGAGAATATCATCCTCTCTCCTGGTTCTACGCCATTTGTTCCCCCTGGCATTCAAATTGATGGCAAAACGGTTTACACGAGTGATGACGCGCTGAAATTAAACTGGATTCCCGATTGGATCGCGATTATTGGTAGCGGTTACATTGGTTTAGAATTTTCCGATATTTATTCCGCCCTTGGGTCTGAGATTACCATGATTGAAGCGTTAGATAATCTCATGCCTGGTTTTGATCGCGATATTGCTAAAATTGCAGAACGAGTTTTAATCAAACCCCGCGATATTGAAACTCACACGGCTACTCTCGCCAAAAGCGTCAAACCCGGTTCTCCTGTAGTGATTGAACTCGCAGATGCGAAAACAAAAGAAGTGAAAGAGGTTTTAGAAGTGGATGCAGCGTTAGTTGCGACAGGGCGCATTCCCGCCACAAAAAACATTGGGTTAGATAATATTGGCGTAGAAACCGATCGCCGTGGTTTTATTCCCACGAATGATCATTTACAAGTCACTGTCAACGGTGACCCCATTCCTAACTTATGGGCGATTGGCGATGCGACGGGTAAAATGATGTTAGCTCATACCGCTTCCGCACAAGGGATTTCGGCGGTAGAAAATATCTGTGGCGATGACCATGTCGTGAATTACCGCGCGATTCCAGCAGCAGCCTTTACCCATCCCGAAATTAGTTATGTTGGCTTAACTGAAGATGCAGCCAAAGAACTTGGAAAGGAAGAAGGGTTTAAAGTGAAATCGGTTCGTACCTATTTCAAAGCGAATTCTAAAGCCCTCGCGGAAGGGGAAGAAGATGGCGTGGCAAAAATTATTTATCGTCAAGATACGGGAGAATTATTAGGAGCGCATATTATCGGAATGCACGCTTCTGATCTGATTCAAGAAGCAGCCAACGCGATCGCGCAAGGTCAACCGGTACAAAATTTAGCCTTTAATGTCCATACCCATCCCACCTTATCTGAAGTGTTAGATGAAGCCTTCAAACGGGCAGAAGTTAAGGCTTAA
- a CDS encoding type II toxin-antitoxin system Phd/YefM family antitoxin has translation MKTIGAYEAKTHLPKLLDEVAAGEQITITKHGHPIAMLTPLPNKKSADVSSTIQALRALRQEMSLGGLSVREMIEEGRRF, from the coding sequence ATGAAAACAATTGGTGCTTATGAGGCAAAAACTCATTTGCCAAAGCTATTAGATGAAGTTGCTGCGGGAGAACAAATCACAATTACAAAACATGGACATCCTATAGCAATGTTAACGCCTCTTCCTAACAAGAAATCTGCTGATGTTTCTAGTACCATTCAGGCTTTACGGGCTTTGCGTCAGGAAATGAGTTTGGGAGGATTATCAGTACGAGAAATGATTGAAGAAGGGAGACGGTTTTGA
- a CDS encoding type II toxin-antitoxin system VapC family toxin translates to MTGFILDCSVAISWCFEDESDPYAERVLDSLLETSAIVPQLWTLEVTNVLLVGERRSRQTFAQTERAVALLESLPIVIDDQTVIRAMGHILSLGRMQSLSTYDASYLELAIREGLPLATLDRKLAQAANNCGVSLYLT, encoded by the coding sequence TTGACAGGGTTTATTTTAGATTGTTCAGTTGCAATCAGTTGGTGTTTTGAAGATGAAAGTGATCCCTATGCTGAGCGCGTACTTGACTCTTTACTAGAAACCAGTGCCATTGTCCCTCAGTTATGGACATTAGAAGTGACTAATGTTCTTTTAGTAGGAGAACGTCGTTCTCGTCAAACTTTTGCACAAACGGAACGAGCAGTCGCCTTATTAGAATCTCTCCCAATTGTGATTGATGATCAAACTGTAATACGTGCAATGGGACATATTCTTTCTCTTGGGAGAATGCAATCTCTTTCTACGTATGATGCTTCTTATTTAGAACTTGCAATTCGTGAAGGACTGCCTTTGGCAACCCTTGATCGGAAGTTAGCTCAAGCTGCTAATAACTGCGGTGTTTCTCTATATTTAACTTAA
- the trpC gene encoding indole-3-glycerol phosphate synthase TrpC: MKIRRRPPNPAVNVDTVRYQVAFPNDEPQNILEKIVWQKEKEVDRQREKLPFLQLGKQVKDNAPPIRDFLGALHNGKLNPALIAEVKKASPSKGVIREDFDPVALAKTYEEAGASCLSVLTDVEFFQGSFENLGLARNAVNLPLLCKEFIIYPYQIYQARLVGADAILLIVAILNDQDLNYFVKIVNSLGMTPLVEVHTLEELDRALNIDGIRLIGINNRNLEDFSVNVQTTADLIAQRQEQFDQKEITIVSESGLHTPADLKVVQEAGANAVLIGESLLVQPDPKRAIESLYNR; encoded by the coding sequence ATGAAAATTAGAAGACGACCTCCTAATCCTGCTGTTAATGTTGATACGGTGCGCTATCAAGTGGCGTTTCCCAATGATGAACCGCAAAATATTTTAGAAAAAATTGTTTGGCAAAAAGAGAAAGAAGTGGATCGCCAACGGGAAAAGTTGCCATTTCTTCAGTTAGGAAAACAAGTGAAAGATAATGCTCCCCCAATACGGGATTTTTTAGGGGCTTTGCACAATGGAAAACTGAATCCAGCATTAATTGCAGAAGTCAAAAAAGCCTCTCCCAGTAAAGGGGTGATCCGAGAAGATTTTGATCCAGTTGCCCTGGCGAAAACTTATGAAGAAGCAGGGGCAAGCTGCTTATCTGTTTTAACCGATGTGGAGTTTTTTCAGGGCAGTTTTGAAAATTTAGGGTTAGCTAGAAATGCAGTTAATCTTCCCCTTTTATGTAAGGAATTTATTATTTATCCTTATCAAATTTATCAAGCGCGGTTAGTGGGTGCGGATGCGATTCTATTAATTGTTGCGATCTTAAATGATCAGGATTTAAACTATTTTGTCAAGATTGTTAATAGTTTGGGCATGACTCCTTTAGTAGAAGTGCATACTTTAGAAGAACTCGATCGCGCTCTCAATATTGATGGCATTCGTCTCATTGGGATTAATAACCGTAACTTAGAGGATTTCTCTGTGAATGTCCAAACAACAGCCGATTTAATCGCTCAACGCCAAGAACAATTCGATCAAAAAGAGATTACCATAGTCAGTGAGTCGGGATTGCATACGCCTGCGGATCTGAAAGTGGTACAAGAAGCTGGAGCAAATGCGGTCTTAATTGGAGAATCACTCTTAGTGCAACCAGATCCCAAACGCGCGATCGAATCTTTGTATAATAGGTAG
- a CDS encoding DUF5340 domain-containing protein translates to MEPLPLPSHVHYELLLQLLERQTITATYTNPTLREQTRQLIITLRKALAQQKQIEALCEQSNYPVDYRWSLNRDPQRVESFSSEQ, encoded by the coding sequence ATGGAACCGTTACCTCTTCCCTCCCACGTCCATTACGAGTTACTCTTGCAACTCCTCGAACGACAAACCATCACTGCAACTTACACCAACCCGACTTTACGAGAACAAACGCGACAACTGATTATCACCTTACGCAAAGCACTCGCCCAACAAAAACAAATTGAAGCTCTATGTGAGCAAAGCAATTATCCTGTGGATTACCGTTGGTCATTGAATCGAGATCCGCAACGAGTGGAATCTTTTAGCTCTGAGCAGTAA
- a CDS encoding alanine--glyoxylate aminotransferase family protein yields the protein MENKDLLMIPGPTPVPENVLLAQAKHPIGHRSPDFSEIIAEINENLKWLHQTQQDVLTVTASGTGAMEAGIINFLSPGDRVIVASNGKFGERWAEITDAFGLQTERITAEWGDAVDPEVIREKLEADTSKEIKAVILTHSETSTGVLNDLETINRHVKNHGEALIMVDAVTSLGAVNIPIDEWGLDVVGSGSQKGYMVPPGLGFIAVSEKAWKAYETAKIPKFYFDLGAYRKSTAKNSTPFTPPINLMYGLQTALQMMRNEGLENIFARHERNTLATRAAMEALGLPLFAPNNAASRAVTAVAPTTVEAEKVRSVMKKQFNIALAGGQNQLKGKIFRIGHLGFISERDVLTVVGSLEATLRELGHETMTPGAGVAAAARIFAES from the coding sequence ATGGAAAATAAAGATTTACTCATGATTCCTGGGCCCACGCCGGTACCAGAAAACGTCCTACTCGCCCAAGCCAAACACCCCATCGGTCATCGTAGTCCAGACTTTAGCGAAATCATTGCTGAAATTAATGAAAACTTAAAATGGCTGCATCAGACGCAACAGGATGTTTTAACCGTTACCGCCAGTGGAACCGGTGCCATGGAAGCGGGAATTATTAACTTTCTTAGCCCTGGCGATCGCGTGATTGTTGCTTCTAATGGTAAATTTGGGGAACGCTGGGCAGAAATTACTGATGCTTTTGGCTTACAAACCGAACGCATTACCGCAGAATGGGGTGACGCAGTTGATCCAGAAGTCATCCGCGAAAAATTAGAGGCGGATACCAGCAAAGAGATTAAAGCCGTTATTCTCACTCATTCCGAAACTTCTACTGGGGTTTTAAACGACTTAGAAACCATCAACCGTCACGTCAAAAATCATGGGGAAGCCTTGATTATGGTTGATGCTGTAACCAGCCTTGGTGCTGTGAATATTCCCATTGATGAGTGGGGCTTAGATGTAGTTGGCTCGGGTTCGCAAAAAGGCTATATGGTTCCACCAGGATTAGGTTTTATTGCGGTCAGTGAGAAAGCATGGAAAGCCTACGAAACTGCTAAAATCCCCAAGTTCTATTTTGATTTGGGAGCGTATCGTAAATCAACTGCTAAAAATAGTACCCCTTTCACCCCGCCGATCAATCTCATGTATGGGTTACAAACGGCTCTCCAAATGATGCGAAACGAAGGGTTAGAAAACATTTTTGCCCGTCACGAACGCAACACTTTAGCCACGCGAGCAGCGATGGAAGCCCTTGGTTTGCCCTTATTTGCGCCGAATAATGCAGCTAGCCGTGCGGTGACAGCAGTTGCACCAACAACGGTGGAAGCGGAAAAAGTCCGTTCGGTCATGAAAAAACAATTTAATATTGCTCTTGCTGGCGGACAAAATCAACTAAAAGGAAAAATTTTCCGCATTGGTCACTTAGGCTTTATCAGTGAACGGGATGTTTTAACGGTTGTCGGTTCTCTGGAAGCAACTTTGCGAGAACTGGGACATGAAACCATGACTCCTGGGGCTGGCGTTGCAGCAGCTGCTCGTATTTTTGCTGAGTCTTAG